Proteins encoded together in one Staphylococcus aureus window:
- the lukG gene encoding bi-component leukocidin LukGH subunit G, whose protein sequence is MIKQLCKNITICTLALSTTFTVLPATSFAKINSEIKQVSEKNLDGDTKMYTRTATTSDSQKNITQSLQFNFLTEPNYDKETVFIKAKGTIGSGLRILDPNGYWNSTLRWPGSYSVSIQNVDDNNNTNVTDFAPKNQDESREVKYTYGYKTGGDFSINRGGLTGNITKESNYSETISYQQPSYRTLLDQSTSHKGVGWKVEAHLINNMGHDHTRQLTNDSDNRTKSEIFSLTRNGNLWAKDNFTPKDKMPVTVSEGFNPEFLAVMSHDKKDKGKSQFVVHYKRSMDEFKIDWNRHGFWGYWSGENHVDKKEEKLSALYEVDWKTHNVKFVKVLNDNEKK, encoded by the coding sequence ATGATTAAACAACTATGTAAAAATATCACAATTTGTACGTTAGCACTATCGACTACTTTCACTGTATTACCAGCTACTTCATTTGCAAAGATTAATTCTGAAATCAAACAAGTTTCTGAGAAGAATCTTGATGGTGATACTAAAATGTATACACGTACAGCTACAACAAGTGATAGTCAAAAAAATATTACTCAAAGCTTACAATTTAATTTCTTAACTGAACCTAATTATGATAAAGAAACAGTATTTATTAAAGCAAAAGGTACAATTGGTAGTGGTTTGAGAATTTTAGACCCAAATGGTTATTGGAATAGTACATTAAGATGGCCTGGATCTTATTCAGTTTCAATTCAAAATGTTGATGACAACAACAATACAAATGTGACTGACTTTGCACCAAAAAATCAGGATGAATCAAGAGAAGTTAAATATACGTATGGTTATAAAACAGGTGGAGATTTTTCGATTAATCGTGGAGGCTTAACTGGAAATATTACAAAAGAGAGTAATTATTCAGAGACGATTAGTTATCAACAACCATCATATCGTACATTACTTGATCAATCTACGTCACATAAAGGTGTAGGTTGGAAAGTAGAAGCACATTTGATAAATAATATGGGACATGACCATACGAGACAATTAACTAATGATAGTGATAATAGAACTAAAAGTGAAATTTTTTCTTTAACACGAAATGGAAATTTATGGGCGAAAGATAATTTCACACCTAAAGACAAAATGCCTGTAACTGTGTCTGAAGGGTTTAATCCAGAATTTTTAGCTGTTATGTCACATGATAAAAAAGACAAAGGTAAATCACAATTTGTTGTTCATTATAAAAGATCAATGGATGAGTTTAAAATAGATTGGAATCGCCATGGTTTCTGGGGCTATTGGTCTGGTGAAAACCATGTAGATAAAAAAGAAGAAAAATTATCAGCATTATATGAAGTTGATTGGAAGACACATAATGTGAAGTTTGTAAAAGTACTTAATGATAATGAAAAGAAATAA
- a CDS encoding MAP domain-containing protein, translated as MKFPVTINKFENIVSNEFVFYNASKITINDLSIKLKSAMANDQGITKHDIGLAERAVYKVYFKNGSSKYVDLKTEYKDERVFKATDIKKVDIELKF; from the coding sequence GTGAAATTCCCAGTAACAATAAATAAATTTGAAAACATAGTTTCAAATGAATTTGTGTTCTATAATGCAAGCAAAATTACAATTAATGATTTAAGTATAAAACTTAAATCAGCAATGGCAAATGATCAAGGGATAACTAAACATGACATAGGACTTGCTGAACGCGCAGTGTATAAAGTGTATTTTAAAAATGGTTCGTCAAAATATGTAGACTTAAAAACTGAGTATAAAGATGAAAGAGTATTTAAAGCAACTGACATTAAAAAGGTAGATATTGAACTTAAATTCTAA
- a CDS encoding membrane protein — protein sequence MLYLNKYKERVTSVRIQNRWVVFILFLICSFGVLIGLYQYRHTKTVDLSNLEINDIKLNEKFDKKGYEVNKKIKFDRFKFYNSKAHPDLTVKVREKDNIVKGIILVRDEKIHTNFDGGIGSPINNAIENLGFGYKRTKVGNDFSSVKYIDRDNHLKLNLLYQDLEIKRIEFFSK from the coding sequence ATGCTATATTTAAATAAGTACAAAGAAAGGGTGACATCAGTGCGTATTCAAAATCGCTGGGTTGTGTTTATATTATTTTTAATCTGTTCTTTTGGTGTATTAATTGGTTTATATCAATATCGTCATACGAAAACTGTGGATTTGTCTAATCTTGAAATAAACGATATTAAATTAAATGAGAAGTTTGATAAAAAAGGCTATGAAGTAAATAAAAAAATTAAGTTTGATCGTTTTAAATTTTATAACAGTAAAGCTCACCCTGATCTTACCGTTAAAGTGAGAGAAAAGGATAACATCGTTAAGGGGATAATATTAGTAAGAGATGAAAAGATACATACTAATTTTGATGGGGGAATTGGTTCGCCGATAAATAACGCGATTGAAAATCTTGGATTCGGATATAAAAGAACAAAAGTTGGCAATGATTTCTCATCGGTAAAGTATATTGATAGAGATAACCATTTAAAATTAAACTTACTTTATCAAGATTTAGAAATTAAACGTATTGAATTTTTTAGTAAATAG
- the pmtR gene encoding PSM export ABC transporter transcriptional regulator PmtR — MKIILKNNSDFPIYEQIKQQVKQNILKGHVAPGEHLPSMRELAKDLQVSLITTKRAYEDLEKDGFVTTIRGKGTFVKEQDSSILKEKQFFTIENLVKELVNEAQAIEMSLEELQDILTFIYEEESS, encoded by the coding sequence ATGAAAATAATTTTAAAAAACAATAGTGATTTTCCGATTTATGAACAGATTAAGCAACAAGTAAAACAAAATATTTTAAAGGGACATGTTGCTCCTGGAGAGCATTTGCCGTCAATGAGAGAACTTGCCAAAGATCTTCAAGTAAGTTTGATTACTACCAAACGTGCTTATGAAGATTTAGAGAAAGACGGTTTTGTTACAACAATTAGAGGAAAAGGGACCTTTGTTAAGGAGCAAGATAGTTCTATTTTAAAAGAGAAACAATTTTTTACCATTGAAAATTTGGTTAAAGAATTGGTTAATGAAGCGCAAGCCATCGAAATGTCACTTGAGGAACTGCAGGATATTTTAACGTTCATTTATGAGGAGGAATCATCATGA
- a CDS encoding SE1626 family protein, whose protein sequence is MKHLTKIFVVLAIILFIIGYYLQATNHESQGIKLLLAAIMFMICAFISRSNDRRKNSK, encoded by the coding sequence TTGAAACATCTAACAAAAATATTTGTAGTACTTGCAATTATTTTATTTATTATTGGTTATTATTTACAAGCAACTAATCATGAAAGCCAAGGTATAAAATTATTATTAGCAGCGATTATGTTTATGATTTGTGCTTTTATAAGTAGAAGTAATGATCGACGTAAAAATAGTAAATAG
- a CDS encoding aminotransferase class I/II-fold pyridoxal phosphate-dependent enzyme: protein MNPLAQSLNEQLQQSNATAFTMLSDLGQNMFYPKGILSQSAEAKSTTYNATIGMATNKDGKMFASSLDAMFNDLTPDEIFPYAPPQGIEELRDLWQQKMLRDNPELSIDNMSLPIVTNALTHGLSLVGDLFVNQGDTILLPEHNWGNYKLVFNTRNGANLQTYPIFDKDGHYTTDSLVEALQSYNKDKVIMILNYPNNPTGYTPTHKEVTTIVDAIKALADKGTKVIAVVDDAYYGLFYEDVYTQSLFTALSNLNSNAILPVRLDGATKEFFAWGFRVGFMTFGTSDQTTKEVLEAKVKGLIRSNISSGPLPTQSAVKHVLKNNKQFDKEIEQNIQTLKERYEVTKEVVYADQYHSHWQAYDFNSGYFMAIKVHDVDPEELRKHLIEKYSIGVIALNATDIRIAFSCVEKEDIPHVFDSIAKAIDDLR, encoded by the coding sequence ATGAATCCTTTAGCCCAAAGCTTAAATGAACAACTTCAACAGTCAAATGCAACTGCCTTTACAATGTTATCTGACTTAGGTCAAAATATGTTTTATCCAAAAGGCATTTTATCTCAATCTGCTGAAGCAAAGAGTACAACATATAATGCAACTATAGGTATGGCGACAAACAAAGACGGAAAAATGTTTGCATCATCTTTAGATGCAATGTTTAATGATTTAACTCCAGATGAAATATTCCCTTATGCGCCACCACAAGGCATCGAAGAATTACGTGATTTATGGCAACAAAAAATGTTGCGTGACAATCCAGAGCTATCAATCGACAACATGTCACTACCAATTGTTACGAATGCATTAACACATGGTTTATCTTTAGTTGGCGATTTATTTGTAAATCAAGGTGACACTATCTTGTTACCAGAGCATAATTGGGGTAATTACAAACTTGTTTTCAATACGAGAAATGGTGCAAACCTTCAAACATATCCTATCTTTGATAAAGACGGGCATTATACTACTGATTCACTTGTAGAAGCTTTACAATCATACAATAAAGATAAAGTCATTATGATTTTAAATTATCCTAATAATCCGACAGGTTACACACCTACGCATAAAGAAGTGACTACCATCGTCGATGCAATTAAAGCATTAGCTGATAAAGGTACAAAAGTTATAGCTGTTGTGGATGACGCATACTATGGTTTATTCTATGAAGATGTGTATACTCAATCATTATTTACTGCATTATCTAATTTAAATTCAAATGCAATATTACCTGTTCGTTTAGATGGTGCAACAAAAGAATTTTTCGCATGGGGATTCCGTGTTGGGTTTATGACATTTGGAACGTCTGATCAAACAACTAAAGAAGTATTAGAAGCCAAAGTAAAAGGTCTTATACGAAGTAACATTTCTAGTGGACCTCTTCCAACACAAAGCGCTGTTAAGCATGTATTAAAAAATAATAAACAATTCGATAAAGAAATCGAACAAAATATTCAAACATTAAAAGAACGCTATGAAGTCACTAAGGAAGTTGTCTATGCTGATCAATATCATTCACATTGGCAAGCCTATGACTTTAACTCTGGATACTTTATGGCAATAAAAGTTCATGATGTTGACCCTGAAGAACTTCGTAAACATTTAATTGAAAAATATTCAATTGGTGTTATTGCACTTAATGCAACAGATATTCGTATTGCGTTTAGCTGTGTAGAAAAAGAAGATATCCCACATGTATTTGATTCAATTGCTAAAGCGATTGATGACTTAAGATAA
- a CDS encoding Trp-rich small protein: MMWWQEGMMTLITGGLLIIFRLWLELKWKNKK; the protein is encoded by the coding sequence ATGATGTGGTGGCAAGAAGGGATGATGACACTTATTACAGGTGGCTTACTAATTATTTTTCGACTTTGGTTAGAACTGAAATGGAAAAATAAAAAATGA
- the lukH gene encoding bi-component leukocidin LukGH subunit H produces MKNKKRVLIASSLSCAILLLSAATTQANSAHKDSQDQNKKEHVDKSQQKDKRNVTNKDKNSTAPDDIGKNGKITKRTETVYDEKTNILQNLQFDFIDDPTYDKNVLLVKKQGSIHSNLKFESHKEEKNSNWLKYPSEYHVDFQVKRNRKTEILDQLPKNKISTAKVDSTFSYSSGGKFDSTKGIGRTSSNSYSKTISYNQQNYDTIASGKNNNWHVHWSVIANDLKYGGEVKNRNDELLFYRNTRIATVENPELSFASKYRYPALVRSGFNPEFLTYLSNEKSNEKTQFEVTYTRNQDILKNRPGIHYAPPILEKNKDGQRLIVTYEVDWKNKTVKVVDKYSDDNKPYKEG; encoded by the coding sequence ATGAAAAATAAAAAACGTGTTTTAATAGCGTCATCATTATCATGTGCAATTTTATTGTTATCAGCAGCAACGACTCAAGCAAATTCAGCTCATAAAGACTCTCAAGACCAAAATAAGAAAGAACATGTTGATAAGTCTCAACAAAAAGACAAACGTAATGTTACTAATAAAGATAAAAATTCAACAGCACCGGATGATATTGGGAAAAACGGTAAAATCACAAAACGAACTGAAACAGTATATGATGAGAAAACAAATATACTCCAAAATTTACAATTCGACTTTATCGATGATCCAACTTATGACAAGAATGTATTACTTGTTAAAAAACAAGGCTCAATTCATTCAAATTTAAAGTTTGAATCTCATAAAGAAGAAAAAAATTCAAATTGGTTAAAGTATCCAAGTGAGTACCATGTAGATTTTCAAGTAAAAAGAAATCGTAAAACTGAAATATTAGACCAATTGCCGAAAAATAAAATTTCAACTGCAAAAGTAGACAGTACATTTTCATATAGCTCAGGTGGTAAATTCGATTCAACAAAAGGTATTGGACGAACTTCATCAAATAGCTACTCCAAAACGATTAGTTATAATCAGCAAAATTATGACACAATTGCCAGCGGTAAAAATAATAACTGGCATGTACACTGGTCAGTTATTGCGAATGACTTGAAGTATGGTGGAGAAGTGAAAAATAGAAATGATGAATTATTATTCTATAGAAATACGAGAATTGCTACTGTAGAAAACCCTGAACTAAGCTTTGCTTCAAAATATAGATACCCAGCATTAGTAAGAAGTGGCTTTAATCCAGAATTTTTAACTTATTTATCTAATGAAAAGTCAAATGAGAAAACGCAATTTGAAGTAACATACACACGAAATCAAGATATTTTGAAAAACAGACCTGGAATACATTATGCACCTCCAATTTTAGAAAAAAATAAAGATGGTCAAAGATTAATTGTCACTTATGAAGTTGATTGGAAAAATAAAACAGTTAAAGTCGTTGATAAATATTCTGATGACAATAAACCTTATAAAGAAGGATAA
- the pmtA gene encoding phenol-soluble modulin export ABC transporter ATP-binding protein PmtA yields the protein MNAIELSNVNYSSDQFNLKNISFKVPQGFVTGFIGRNGAGKTTIIRLIMDLYQPQTGVIRVLEEDMALNPIELKNRIGFVYSENYFNERWTTKQLEKMIAPFYRKWDHQVFEFYLEKFDLPINKSIKTFSTGMKMKLSLAVAFSHHAELYIFDEPTSGLDPLARNELLEIIQQELIDENKTIFMSTHIISDLEKIADYIIHLSDGEVILNGSKEQLLQRYQVVSGAIEDLDDELASLLIYEEHKRTGFIGLTEHAQVFKEILGHKVNITTPSIENLMVYLEKRKPKYHENIKLMEEGF from the coding sequence ATGAATGCCATAGAATTAAGTAATGTTAATTATTCAAGTGATCAGTTTAATTTAAAGAATATCTCTTTCAAAGTTCCTCAAGGATTCGTCACTGGTTTTATTGGTAGAAATGGCGCTGGTAAAACCACAATAATAAGGTTAATTATGGATTTGTATCAACCACAAACTGGTGTTATTAGAGTATTAGAAGAGGATATGGCTCTCAATCCGATAGAGTTAAAGAATAGAATTGGGTTTGTTTACTCTGAAAATTATTTTAATGAGAGATGGACTACGAAGCAACTTGAAAAAATGATTGCCCCTTTTTATCGTAAATGGGACCATCAAGTATTTGAATTTTATCTTGAAAAGTTCGATTTACCAATCAATAAATCAATAAAAACATTTTCGACTGGGATGAAAATGAAATTATCACTAGCAGTTGCATTTTCACATCATGCTGAATTGTATATTTTTGATGAGCCTACTTCAGGTCTTGATCCCTTAGCTAGAAATGAGCTATTGGAGATAATTCAGCAAGAATTAATTGATGAAAATAAAACAATATTCATGTCGACACACATTATCTCAGATTTAGAAAAAATAGCTGATTATATCATTCACTTAAGTGACGGTGAAGTTATCTTAAATGGTTCAAAAGAACAACTGTTACAAAGATATCAAGTTGTGAGTGGTGCTATTGAGGACCTTGATGATGAATTAGCATCTCTACTTATTTATGAAGAACATAAGCGTACGGGATTTATAGGATTAACAGAACATGCGCAAGTATTTAAAGAAATTTTAGGTCATAAAGTGAATATCACTACACCTTCTATTGAGAACTTAATGGTTTATCTTGAAAAGAGAAAACCTAAATATCATGAAAACATCAAATTGATGGAAGAAGGTTTTTAA
- the sph gene encoding sphingomyelin phosphodiesterase — MVKKTKSNSLKKVATLALANLLLVGALTDNSAKAESKKDDTDLKLVSHNVYMLSTVLYPNWGQYKRADLIGQSSYIKNNDVVIFNEAFDNGASDKLLSNVKKEYPYQTPVLGRSQSGWDKTEGSYSSTVAEDGGVAIVSKYPIKEKIQHVFKSGCGFDNDSNKGFVYTKIEKNGKNVHVIGTHTQSEDSRCGAGHDRKIRAEQMKEISDFVKKKNIPKDETVYIGGDLNVNKGTPEFKDMLKNLNVNDVLYAGHNSTWDPQSNSIAKYNYPNGKPEHLDYIFTDKDHKQPKQLVNEVVTEKPKPWDVYAFPYYYVYNDFSDHYPIKAYSK, encoded by the coding sequence ATGGTGAAAAAAACAAAATCCAATTCACTAAAAAAAGTTGCAACACTTGCATTAGCAAATTTATTATTAGTTGGTGCACTTACTGACAATAGTGCCAAAGCCGAATCTAAGAAAGATGATACTGATTTGAAGTTAGTTAGTCATAACGTTTATATGTTATCGACCGTTTTGTATCCAAACTGGGGGCAATATAAACGCGCTGATTTAATCGGACAATCTTCTTATATTAAAAATAATGATGTCGTAATATTCAATGAAGCATTTGATAATGGTGCATCAGACAAATTATTAAGTAATGTGAAAAAAGAATATCCTTATCAAACACCTGTACTCGGCCGTTCTCAATCAGGGTGGGACAAAACTGAAGGTAGCTACTCATCAACTGTTGCAGAAGATGGTGGCGTAGCGATTGTAAGTAAATATCCTATTAAAGAAAAAATCCAGCATGTTTTCAAAAGCGGTTGTGGATTCGATAATGATAGCAACAAAGGCTTTGTTTATACAAAAATAGAGAAAAATGGTAAGAACGTTCACGTTATCGGTACACATACACAATCTGAAGATTCACGTTGTGGTGCTGGACATGATCGAAAAATTAGAGCTGAACAAATGAAAGAAATCAGTGATTTTGTTAAAAAGAAAAATATCCCTAAAGATGAAACGGTATATATAGGTGGCGACCTTAATGTCAATAAAGGCACTCCAGAGTTCAAAGATATGCTTAAAAACTTGAATGTAAATGATGTTCTATATGCAGGTCATAATAGCACATGGGACCCTCAATCAAATTCAATTGCGAAATATAATTACCCTAATGGTAAACCAGAACATTTAGACTATATATTTACAGATAAAGATCATAAACAACCAAAACAATTAGTCAATGAAGTTGTGACTGAAAAACCTAAGCCATGGGATGTATATGCGTTCCCATATTACTACGTTTACAATGATTTTTCAGATCATTACCCAATCAAAGCCTATAGTAAATAG
- the pmtB gene encoding phenol-soluble modulin export ABC transporter permease subunit PmtB codes for MKALLIRNFKLRRYTLIIYVLLLTLYPFYIMLDSTKFFYLLQSFISPTILIIWILDAGHLFRLNRRLGGNDSYYFYMSLPVSKKQLLNANYITCIVLTLIGTLVISLYAYEADVIEPNSIYFSTAYAFVISNFLSIPIAFSQFTELRRVKVPYGIYVFTIIILVPFLFSIAIVLVNYFVLSQSSFPDLYSYILNIGFLIISIVILIVNYFKQLNKINTRKFKGGSR; via the coding sequence ATGAAGGCATTGTTAATTAGGAATTTTAAATTACGACGATATACACTTATCATCTATGTTCTATTATTAACCTTATATCCTTTTTATATAATGCTTGACTCAACAAAGTTCTTTTACTTATTGCAATCTTTTATAAGTCCAACAATATTGATTATTTGGATTTTAGATGCTGGTCACTTATTTAGACTCAATCGTAGATTAGGTGGTAATGATTCATATTATTTTTATATGAGTTTACCAGTGTCAAAAAAACAATTGCTTAATGCCAACTATATTACATGCATTGTTTTAACATTAATTGGAACGCTTGTTATTAGTTTATATGCTTATGAAGCAGATGTGATTGAACCAAATTCAATCTATTTTTCAACTGCATATGCATTTGTCATATCTAACTTCTTGTCTATACCAATTGCATTTAGTCAATTTACAGAATTGCGTAGAGTCAAAGTGCCATATGGTATATACGTGTTTACTATTATCATTTTAGTTCCATTTTTATTTTCAATTGCAATAGTATTGGTGAATTATTTTGTTCTAAGTCAATCATCATTCCCAGATTTATATTCATATATTTTAAATATTGGTTTTCTAATTATAAGCATTGTTATACTTATTGTTAATTATTTTAAACAGCTCAATAAAATAAATACTAGAAAATTTAAAGGAGGCAGTCGATGA
- a CDS encoding thioredoxin family protein, whose amino-acid sequence MTNLETYFKNSQPLNEYIDGMKTNQDTVLSIYQSFELPEDDSRIKKIKEMNYSKVLVITEDWCGDAMMNLPILKHISEALNLEVRVFHRDDDTKLIDQYLTNGKSRAIPIFVFLNDQFEQETVWGPRANEVQKFVTDVRADKLPSKDHPDYADLEKETHLVISNRYKTDASFWKAVYNSILNKLENK is encoded by the coding sequence ATGACAAATTTAGAAACTTATTTCAAAAATAGCCAACCCTTAAATGAATACATTGATGGAATGAAGACAAATCAAGATACCGTTCTCAGTATCTATCAATCATTTGAGTTACCAGAAGATGATTCACGCATCAAAAAAATAAAAGAGATGAATTATTCTAAAGTATTAGTAATTACTGAAGACTGGTGTGGAGATGCAATGATGAATCTCCCAATTCTAAAACACATCAGTGAAGCATTAAATTTAGAAGTACGCGTGTTCCATAGAGATGATGATACAAAACTGATCGATCAATATTTAACAAATGGTAAATCACGTGCAATTCCTATCTTCGTATTCTTGAATGATCAATTCGAACAAGAAACAGTTTGGGGACCAAGAGCAAATGAAGTCCAAAAATTTGTAACTGATGTTCGTGCTGATAAATTACCGAGCAAAGATCATCCAGACTATGCAGATTTAGAAAAAGAAACACACTTAGTGATATCAAACCGCTATAAAACTGACGCTTCATTTTGGAAAGCAGTTTATAATTCCATCCTAAATAAATTAGAAAATAAATAA
- the pmtD gene encoding phenol-soluble modulin export ABC transporter permease subunit PmtD translates to MRILNLVKYDFYSIFKSPLTYLAILVVSSLIATQSILMANSMDNPKHIIVYGSVFAAAKWLLLIIGLMFVVKTITRDFSQGTIQLYMSKVKTRVGYIISKTISIILISILFALIHYVILIVVQASSNGKNLAFSKYVDNLWFFLIFLLFFGLFLFLITLASQKTAMIFSLGVFLVLIVPFIKPFITFIPRYGEKVLDAFDYIPFAYLTDKMISSNFDFSNWQWVISLGSIVIFFILNILYVAKKDI, encoded by the coding sequence ATGAGAATTTTAAATTTAGTTAAGTATGATTTTTATAGTATATTTAAAAGTCCTTTAACATATTTAGCGATACTAGTCGTATCTAGTTTGATTGCAACTCAAAGTATACTTATGGCAAATTCGATGGATAACCCGAAACATATTATTGTCTATGGATCTGTATTTGCTGCAGCAAAATGGTTATTGTTAATAATTGGATTAATGTTTGTTGTTAAGACAATTACGCGTGATTTTTCACAAGGTACAATTCAACTATATATGAGTAAAGTTAAAACACGCGTTGGATACATTATTTCGAAAACAATTTCAATTATTTTAATTTCAATATTATTTGCATTAATTCATTATGTGATTTTGATTGTTGTGCAGGCATCTAGTAATGGAAAAAATTTGGCGTTTTCTAAATATGTAGATAATTTATGGTTCTTCCTAATCTTTTTACTATTCTTTGGCTTGTTTTTATTCTTAATCACACTTGCATCACAAAAAACAGCAATGATATTTTCATTAGGTGTATTTTTAGTACTCATTGTACCGTTTATTAAACCTTTTATTACATTTATCCCAAGATACGGTGAAAAAGTTTTAGATGCTTTTGATTATATCCCTTTTGCTTACTTAACTGATAAAATGATTAGCTCTAACTTTGATTTTAGCAATTGGCAATGGGTAATTTCATTAGGTTCTATAGTGATATTCTTCATTTTGAATATCTTATATGTCGCTAAAAAAGACATTTAA
- the pmtC gene encoding phenol-soluble modulin export ABC transporter ATP-binding protein PmtC, protein MKLEHITKKYGSNVVLNDIDFDFGDSRIVGLIGKNGVGKTTVMKVMNGNIIKFDGKVDIDNADNIGFLIEHPKLYDNKSGLYNLKLFAQVLGKGFDKAYTDKIIDAFGMRPYIKKKVKKYSMGMKQKLAIAVSLMNKPKFLILDEPTNGMDPDGSIDVLTTIKSLVNELDMRILISSHKLEDIELICDRAVFLRDGHFVQDVNMEEGVASDTTIVTVDHKDFDRTEKYLAEHFQLQNVDKADGHLMINAQKNYQVILKALSELDIYPKYIETRKSSLRDTYFNINQRGDK, encoded by the coding sequence ATGAAATTAGAACATATTACAAAAAAATACGGCTCAAATGTCGTTTTAAATGATATTGATTTTGACTTTGGCGATAGTAGAATTGTCGGATTAATAGGAAAAAACGGTGTTGGTAAAACAACCGTTATGAAAGTAATGAATGGTAATATTATTAAATTTGATGGAAAAGTAGATATTGATAATGCAGATAATATCGGTTTTTTAATTGAGCATCCTAAATTATATGATAATAAATCAGGATTGTATAACTTGAAATTATTTGCACAAGTATTAGGTAAGGGTTTTGATAAAGCATACACAGACAAAATTATAGATGCATTTGGTATGAGACCTTATATTAAAAAGAAAGTTAAGAAATATTCAATGGGGATGAAGCAAAAGTTAGCAATTGCAGTATCTTTAATGAATAAACCTAAATTTTTAATCTTGGATGAGCCTACAAATGGTATGGATCCAGATGGCTCAATTGATGTGCTGACTACAATTAAGTCTTTAGTAAATGAACTTGATATGAGAATTCTAATATCAAGTCATAAGTTAGAAGATATTGAATTAATTTGTGATAGAGCTGTATTTTTAAGAGACGGACATTTTGTTCAAGATGTAAACATGGAGGAAGGTGTTGCATCTGACACAACGATAGTTACTGTTGATCATAAAGACTTTGATAGAACTGAAAAATATCTTGCAGAGCATTTCCAATTACAAAATGTCGACAAAGCAGACGGACATTTAATGATCAATGCACAAAAAAATTATCAAGTTATACTAAAAGCATTATCTGAATTAGATATTTATCCGAAATATATTGAAACACGTAAAAGTTCATTGCGTGATACGTACTTCAATATAAATCAAAGAGGTGATAAATAA